The sequence below is a genomic window from Terriglobales bacterium.
AATGTTTGATGCGCGTGGAACCAGGAAAGTTCTTACCGAACAGGCGCCGCGGGCGTCGCAGCCGGCTATGAATCCAGCTCGATGGTGTAACTGATCGCGGTCCCTTTCTTCAGCATTGCGGACACCGAGCAATACTTCCCCTCCGACAGCCGTACCGCATCCTCCACCGCTTTGCGCGCCACCTTGCCGGAAACTCTGTAGACCAGCTTGATCGTGGTGAATACCTTGGGCGGCGTCTCGGCGCGCTGCGCTTCGGCGCGGACCTCCACACGCGTGAACGGCTCGCGTTTCTTCCGGAGAATGGAAACGACGTCCGTCGCCGTGCAGCCGCACAGCGCGATCAGCACCATTTCCATCGGCCCGGGAGCAGTGTTGCGTTCGCGGTCCGAATCCATCGGAACGGTGTGATTGCTTGTGCCGGTCGCGACGAAGCGCTCGCCATCAACCCAGATTGCGCAAGCCGTGGTGTGCATTCGCTATCTCCTGTTGTCCGTCTGCGGCTCGGGATGAATCAGCACTTTGAAGATTTCCGGCACTTCCTGCTTGAAGCGGATTTCCAGCGCGGTCTGCACGTCGTGAACGCGCGCGAGCGAAAGATTGTCGGCAAACGTGCAATGGCAAGTCATGTGGATGCGGTTGCGCACGCGCGTGAGGGTCAGCTCGTGCAGGTCCTCCACTTCGGGAAACTCGCGCGCCACGCTGCGCAGGCGGCGCTCCATGCGCGAATCGTGCAGCACTTCGTCCGGTGTCTCGATGGTCGCCAGCTCGCTTTCGATGTGAGTAAGGATGCTGGCGATTTCCGGCAGCTCCTCGCGCATTTCCGCTTCGAGACGGGTCACGCGGTCGTGTGCGTCCTTCAGCGTGAGCGATTCGTCGAGCTCCAAGTGCTGCTCCACGTGAAGCCGGCCGCCCAGGTCCTGCACGCTCACGTCGTGGACAACCAGGTTGTTCCTCGTCGCGACGCCGCGGATGCGGTCAAAAATGTTCTCGGTGAGCGAGGCGCGCGGCACCGAGTGCACCACCACGTCGGCATCGGGCAGCACCCGGTGCACTGCTTCGGTCACCGCTTCGGCCACCTGCTCGGAGCGCTGGAAAGTCACGCTGCGCGCCAGCGCGACGGAGAGATCGGCGAAGTAACGGTTGCCGGCGCGCCGTATCCGGACACGCTCCACGCCGACCACGCCATCCTCGCGCGCCACTTCTTCCACGATGCGCGTGCGAATGCCGGCCGGGGCGGCGTCGAGCAGGGCGTCAATCGTCTGCCGCGCCAGCCGCGAGCTTACATACACAGTCACGCCTGCCACGGCGAGGCCGGCGACGATATCGGCATACGCGAGGCTGGGCACGCCGAGGCGGTCGCCAAGCACCACCAGCGCGAGTCCCACGATCACCACCGTGCTTGACCACACGTCGGTGGAGAAATGAAGCGCGTCCGCCTCCAGGGCCTGGCTGTCGTATTTGATTGCCACGCGGCGCAGCGCCCGCGAACGCCACGCGTCCAGCATGATCGAGACAAACATGACCACGAATGCCGCCACGCTGGGCTCGATGTGGATGTGGTGGAGCGTGACGCGGCGTATCGCCTCGAACACGATCCAGGCGCAAGTGAGCAGCAGAAGGCCGGTTTCGAGAAAAGCGGAAAAATTCTCGACCTTGCCGTGGCCGTACTGATGGTCGGCGTCGGCGGGCTTGTCGGAGACGCGCACCGAAAAAAGCGTGATCAGCGCCGCGCCCAGATCGAGCGCCGAGTGCGCCGCTTCAGACAGAATTCCGAGCGACCCGGTGCTGATTCCCACCAGTGCCTTCAGCGCGGTAATCCCGACCGCGGCCAGCACCGATGTGAGCGCCACCTGGCGCTTCTCGGCGCGCATTATTTCGCCGCTGATGGCCTGCGTTCCCACCCCTCGATTATCGCTGCTGACCTCGGCGGTAGCAAAGCAAAGCGGCGCCGCAACCGCGGAGCACCGCACGTGCAACGCCCAGCACCCGTCTGTGCGGCAGTCTGCCTCAGTTGGCTGTGCTAGCATCTTGACTTTGAGCGCGTTTCGGAGATCGCTTTGACTTTGAAGCCACTGGCCGGCTTCCTGATCCTGCTTGCAGTTTCCGCCGGGATTGCGCAGCAAACACCGGCAGCTCCGGCGAAGCCCGCGCCGCAGCAACCGTCAACTTCAGCCCCCAAGCCCGCCGCGCCGGCAACTCCATCCGCCAAGCCTGAAGCTGGCGCCACAGCGCCCGCCGAAATTCCGCCCACCGCTCCGGTCATCACCATGCCCGGCATTTGTCCGGAAAAGGCCCCCGGCGCCGCCGCGGCAGACTGTTCCACCGTGATCACGCGCGCGCAGTTCGACGAGATGCTCACCGTGATCGCGCCCAACGCTCCGCCCGGTGTGCGCGCGCAACTCGCTAACCAGATCATCCGGACGACGGTGATGGCGCATGCCGCGCAGTCTCGCGGCGTGGGCTCCGCCCCCGCCGATCAGCAG
It includes:
- a CDS encoding cation-efflux pump, encoding MGTQAISGEIMRAEKRQVALTSVLAAVGITALKALVGISTGSLGILSEAAHSALDLGAALITLFSVRVSDKPADADHQYGHGKVENFSAFLETGLLLLTCAWIVFEAIRRVTLHHIHIEPSVAAFVVMFVSIMLDAWRSRALRRVAIKYDSQALEADALHFSTDVWSSTVVIVGLALVVLGDRLGVPSLAYADIVAGLAVAGVTVYVSSRLARQTIDALLDAAPAGIRTRIVEEVAREDGVVGVERVRIRRAGNRYFADLSVALARSVTFQRSEQVAEAVTEAVHRVLPDADVVVHSVPRASLTENIFDRIRGVATRNNLVVHDVSVQDLGGRLHVEQHLELDESLTLKDAHDRVTRLEAEMREELPEIASILTHIESELATIETPDEVLHDSRMERRLRSVAREFPEVEDLHELTLTRVRNRIHMTCHCTFADNLSLARVHDVQTALEIRFKQEVPEIFKVLIHPEPQTDNRR
- a CDS encoding OsmC family protein; translation: MHTTACAIWVDGERFVATGTSNHTVPMDSDRERNTAPGPMEMVLIALCGCTATDVVSILRKKREPFTRVEVRAEAQRAETPPKVFTTIKLVYRVSGKVARKAVEDAVRLSEGKYCSVSAMLKKGTAISYTIELDS